In a single window of the Elaeis guineensis isolate ETL-2024a chromosome 4, EG11, whole genome shotgun sequence genome:
- the LOC105044210 gene encoding E3 ubiquitin-protein ligase PRT1 isoform X4: protein MHRLRASHCAICRQPYNHFPSICQLLHFLLLKLEPAAYKRREKEVLEQEKHLEIYSPQFVDHLFSERVRSAEADKNNDSLKARKSTASKGPTFPENGLENGICKRISVNDVLCALCKELLYRPVVLNCGHVFCESCLSGIVGHQVKCQVCQSLHPGEFPNICLDLDHFLEEQFPREYVMRRETIMFRKIQCTLGEPSSSVLQTEKQNTKSSCHVTDDRLWLTEDLSNLHIGVGCDSCGMYPIIGKRYKCKDCTETIGFDLCEACYNTSSKLPGRFNQQHTPDHKFELDDSKLLYKILMLRAMPEVRQQDVAEADFPHDDQQDIENHDSVPEGGRNEDEIL, encoded by the exons ATGCATCGCTTGCGAGCATCACATTGTGCTATATGCAGGCAACCCTATAATCACTTTCCTAGTATCTGCCAGTTACTCCACTTCTTGCTCCTAAAACTTGAACCTGCAGCCTAtaaaagaagggagaaggaagTGCTAG AGCAAGAAAAACATCTTGAAATCTACTCACCTCAGTTTGTAGATCACTTATTCTCTGAGAGGGTTCGTTCCG CAGAGGCTGACAAAAATAATGATAGTCTGAAAGCCCGCAAAAGTACAGCTTCAAAAGGACCAACCTTTCCAGAAAATGGCCTTGAGAATGGAATTTGCAAACGAATTTCTGTGAATGATGTTCTGTGTGCTCTTTGCAAGGAATTGCTGTATCGTCCTGTTGTTCTCAATTGTGGACATG TGTTTTGTGAATCTTGTCTGTCTGGCATAGTTGGTCACCAAGTTAAATGTCAAGTTTGTCAAAGTCTGCATCCTGGAGAATTTCCAAATATTTGCTTGGATCTGGATCATTTCTTGGAAGAACAATTTCCTAGAGAGTATGTAATGAGAAGAGAAACCATAATGTTCAGAAAAATTCAATGTACACTTGGGGAACCATCATCCA GTGTTCTGCAGACAGAGAAACAAAATACCAAGTCATCTTGTCATGTCACAGACGATCGTCTATGGCTTACTGAAGACTTGTCAAATCTCCATATTGGAGTTGGCTGTGATTCATGTGGG ATGTATCCCATAATTGGAAAGAGGTACAAATGTAAAGATTGCACAGAGACAATTGGCTTTGACCTGTGTGAAGCATGCTACAATACTAGCTCTAAACTCCCTGGCAGATTCAATCAGCAACATACACCTGACCACAAGTTTGAACTTGATGACTCAAAGTTGCTATATAAGATATTGATGCTCAGGGCCATGCCAGAGGTCCGTCAGCAAGATGTTGCAGAAGCTGATTTCCCTCATGATGATCAACAAGACATTGAGAATCATGATAGTGTACCAGAAGGAGGTCGAAATGAGGATGAAATATTATAG
- the LOC105044210 gene encoding E3 ubiquitin-protein ligase PRT1 isoform X3, giving the protein MAGDGAGEAMDTSSPTASSVGDGTLVDDFTDSSFQCCVCLDLLYKPIVLACGHISCFWCVYKAMHRLRASHCAICRQPYNHFPSICQLLHFLLLKLEPAAYKRREKEVLEADKNNDSLKARKSTASKGPTFPENGLENGICKRISVNDVLCALCKELLYRPVVLNCGHVFCESCLSGIVGHQVKCQVCQSLHPGEFPNICLDLDHFLEEQFPREYVMRRETIMFRKIQCTLGEPSSSVLQTEKQNTKSSCHVTDDRLWLTEDLSNLHIGVGCDSCGMYPIIGKRYKCKDCTETIGFDLCEACYNTSSKLPGRFNQQHTPDHKFELDDSKLLYKILMLRAMPEVRQQDVAEADFPHDDQQDIENHDSVPEGGRNEDEIL; this is encoded by the exons ATGGCCGGCGACGGGGCAGGAGAAGCCATGGACACGTCTTCTCCCACCGCGAGCTCGGTGGGTGACGGAACCCTCGTCGACGACTTCACAGATTCCTCCTTCCAATGCTGCGTCTGCCT GGATCTTCTTTACAAACCCATTGTTCTTG CTTGTGGTCATATTTCTTGCTTTTGGTGTGTATATAAAGCTATGCATCGCTTGCGAGCATCACATTGTGCTATATGCAGGCAACCCTATAATCACTTTCCTAGTATCTGCCAGTTACTCCACTTCTTGCTCCTAAAACTTGAACCTGCAGCCTAtaaaagaagggagaaggaagTGCTAG AGGCTGACAAAAATAATGATAGTCTGAAAGCCCGCAAAAGTACAGCTTCAAAAGGACCAACCTTTCCAGAAAATGGCCTTGAGAATGGAATTTGCAAACGAATTTCTGTGAATGATGTTCTGTGTGCTCTTTGCAAGGAATTGCTGTATCGTCCTGTTGTTCTCAATTGTGGACATG TGTTTTGTGAATCTTGTCTGTCTGGCATAGTTGGTCACCAAGTTAAATGTCAAGTTTGTCAAAGTCTGCATCCTGGAGAATTTCCAAATATTTGCTTGGATCTGGATCATTTCTTGGAAGAACAATTTCCTAGAGAGTATGTAATGAGAAGAGAAACCATAATGTTCAGAAAAATTCAATGTACACTTGGGGAACCATCATCCA GTGTTCTGCAGACAGAGAAACAAAATACCAAGTCATCTTGTCATGTCACAGACGATCGTCTATGGCTTACTGAAGACTTGTCAAATCTCCATATTGGAGTTGGCTGTGATTCATGTGGG ATGTATCCCATAATTGGAAAGAGGTACAAATGTAAAGATTGCACAGAGACAATTGGCTTTGACCTGTGTGAAGCATGCTACAATACTAGCTCTAAACTCCCTGGCAGATTCAATCAGCAACATACACCTGACCACAAGTTTGAACTTGATGACTCAAAGTTGCTATATAAGATATTGATGCTCAGGGCCATGCCAGAGGTCCGTCAGCAAGATGTTGCAGAAGCTGATTTCCCTCATGATGATCAACAAGACATTGAGAATCATGATAGTGTACCAGAAGGAGGTCGAAATGAGGATGAAATATTATAG
- the LOC105044210 gene encoding E3 ubiquitin-protein ligase PRT1 isoform X1 produces MAGDGAGEAMDTSSPTASSVGDGTLVDDFTDSSFQCCVCLDLLYKPIVLACGHISCFWCVYKAMHRLRASHCAICRQPYNHFPSICQLLHFLLLKLEPAAYKRREKEVLEQEKHLEIYSPQFVDHLFSERVRSAEADKNNDSLKARKSTASKGPTFPENGLENGICKRISVNDVLCALCKELLYRPVVLNCGHVFCESCLSGIVGHQVKCQVCQSLHPGEFPNICLDLDHFLEEQFPREYVMRRETIMFRKIQCTLGEPSSSVLQTEKQNTKSSCHVTDDRLWLTEDLSNLHIGVGCDSCGMYPIIGKRYKCKDCTETIGFDLCEACYNTSSKLPGRFNQQHTPDHKFELDDSKLLYKILMLRAMPEVRQQDVAEADFPHDDQQDIENHDSVPEGGRNEDEIL; encoded by the exons ATGGCCGGCGACGGGGCAGGAGAAGCCATGGACACGTCTTCTCCCACCGCGAGCTCGGTGGGTGACGGAACCCTCGTCGACGACTTCACAGATTCCTCCTTCCAATGCTGCGTCTGCCT GGATCTTCTTTACAAACCCATTGTTCTTG CTTGTGGTCATATTTCTTGCTTTTGGTGTGTATATAAAGCTATGCATCGCTTGCGAGCATCACATTGTGCTATATGCAGGCAACCCTATAATCACTTTCCTAGTATCTGCCAGTTACTCCACTTCTTGCTCCTAAAACTTGAACCTGCAGCCTAtaaaagaagggagaaggaagTGCTAG AGCAAGAAAAACATCTTGAAATCTACTCACCTCAGTTTGTAGATCACTTATTCTCTGAGAGGGTTCGTTCCG CAGAGGCTGACAAAAATAATGATAGTCTGAAAGCCCGCAAAAGTACAGCTTCAAAAGGACCAACCTTTCCAGAAAATGGCCTTGAGAATGGAATTTGCAAACGAATTTCTGTGAATGATGTTCTGTGTGCTCTTTGCAAGGAATTGCTGTATCGTCCTGTTGTTCTCAATTGTGGACATG TGTTTTGTGAATCTTGTCTGTCTGGCATAGTTGGTCACCAAGTTAAATGTCAAGTTTGTCAAAGTCTGCATCCTGGAGAATTTCCAAATATTTGCTTGGATCTGGATCATTTCTTGGAAGAACAATTTCCTAGAGAGTATGTAATGAGAAGAGAAACCATAATGTTCAGAAAAATTCAATGTACACTTGGGGAACCATCATCCA GTGTTCTGCAGACAGAGAAACAAAATACCAAGTCATCTTGTCATGTCACAGACGATCGTCTATGGCTTACTGAAGACTTGTCAAATCTCCATATTGGAGTTGGCTGTGATTCATGTGGG ATGTATCCCATAATTGGAAAGAGGTACAAATGTAAAGATTGCACAGAGACAATTGGCTTTGACCTGTGTGAAGCATGCTACAATACTAGCTCTAAACTCCCTGGCAGATTCAATCAGCAACATACACCTGACCACAAGTTTGAACTTGATGACTCAAAGTTGCTATATAAGATATTGATGCTCAGGGCCATGCCAGAGGTCCGTCAGCAAGATGTTGCAGAAGCTGATTTCCCTCATGATGATCAACAAGACATTGAGAATCATGATAGTGTACCAGAAGGAGGTCGAAATGAGGATGAAATATTATAG
- the LOC105044210 gene encoding E3 ubiquitin-protein ligase PRT1 isoform X2: MAGDGAGEAMDTSSPTASSVGDGTLVDDFTDSSFQCCVCLDLLYKPIVLACGHISCFWCVYKAMHRLRASHCAICRQPYNHFPSICQLLHFLLLKLEPAAYKRREKEVLEQEKHLEIYSPQFVDHLFSERVRSEADKNNDSLKARKSTASKGPTFPENGLENGICKRISVNDVLCALCKELLYRPVVLNCGHVFCESCLSGIVGHQVKCQVCQSLHPGEFPNICLDLDHFLEEQFPREYVMRRETIMFRKIQCTLGEPSSSVLQTEKQNTKSSCHVTDDRLWLTEDLSNLHIGVGCDSCGMYPIIGKRYKCKDCTETIGFDLCEACYNTSSKLPGRFNQQHTPDHKFELDDSKLLYKILMLRAMPEVRQQDVAEADFPHDDQQDIENHDSVPEGGRNEDEIL, translated from the exons ATGGCCGGCGACGGGGCAGGAGAAGCCATGGACACGTCTTCTCCCACCGCGAGCTCGGTGGGTGACGGAACCCTCGTCGACGACTTCACAGATTCCTCCTTCCAATGCTGCGTCTGCCT GGATCTTCTTTACAAACCCATTGTTCTTG CTTGTGGTCATATTTCTTGCTTTTGGTGTGTATATAAAGCTATGCATCGCTTGCGAGCATCACATTGTGCTATATGCAGGCAACCCTATAATCACTTTCCTAGTATCTGCCAGTTACTCCACTTCTTGCTCCTAAAACTTGAACCTGCAGCCTAtaaaagaagggagaaggaagTGCTAG AGCAAGAAAAACATCTTGAAATCTACTCACCTCAGTTTGTAGATCACTTATTCTCTGAGAGGGTTCGTTCCG AGGCTGACAAAAATAATGATAGTCTGAAAGCCCGCAAAAGTACAGCTTCAAAAGGACCAACCTTTCCAGAAAATGGCCTTGAGAATGGAATTTGCAAACGAATTTCTGTGAATGATGTTCTGTGTGCTCTTTGCAAGGAATTGCTGTATCGTCCTGTTGTTCTCAATTGTGGACATG TGTTTTGTGAATCTTGTCTGTCTGGCATAGTTGGTCACCAAGTTAAATGTCAAGTTTGTCAAAGTCTGCATCCTGGAGAATTTCCAAATATTTGCTTGGATCTGGATCATTTCTTGGAAGAACAATTTCCTAGAGAGTATGTAATGAGAAGAGAAACCATAATGTTCAGAAAAATTCAATGTACACTTGGGGAACCATCATCCA GTGTTCTGCAGACAGAGAAACAAAATACCAAGTCATCTTGTCATGTCACAGACGATCGTCTATGGCTTACTGAAGACTTGTCAAATCTCCATATTGGAGTTGGCTGTGATTCATGTGGG ATGTATCCCATAATTGGAAAGAGGTACAAATGTAAAGATTGCACAGAGACAATTGGCTTTGACCTGTGTGAAGCATGCTACAATACTAGCTCTAAACTCCCTGGCAGATTCAATCAGCAACATACACCTGACCACAAGTTTGAACTTGATGACTCAAAGTTGCTATATAAGATATTGATGCTCAGGGCCATGCCAGAGGTCCGTCAGCAAGATGTTGCAGAAGCTGATTTCCCTCATGATGATCAACAAGACATTGAGAATCATGATAGTGTACCAGAAGGAGGTCGAAATGAGGATGAAATATTATAG